From the genome of Campylobacter concisus, one region includes:
- the dnaN gene encoding DNA polymerase III subunit beta — MKVLINKNMLESIVTNTNPYLEKRDLSAITSHIYISAKDGVLNIKATDHEIGLAYKLSNVKIVDEGYATANGKKLLDIIKSLKDEEVMLETVNNYLYIKQKNSKYKLPMYKFEDFPEFPTIEGKSKFDVDAVMLGRSLKKILPSIDSNNPKFELNGAFLDIKKDFINIVGTDTRRLSVFRFQTPTEKEFSLIIPKKAINEIQKLFFDKIEIYYDENILIAQSQNFEFFTKLINGKFPDYERVIPKEVRKRLQLSRDKMIEGIKTISMLSDTMKISFAKDNITFESVIEDNSEAKTTIDYQTGLELGDEFFIGIKNRYLLDFLSSIEDENFELGFNESSLAFVVNSKELTTVIMPINL; from the coding sequence ATGAAGGTTTTAATAAACAAAAATATGCTTGAAAGCATAGTAACAAATACAAATCCATATCTTGAAAAAAGAGATCTTAGTGCTATAACTTCTCACATTTATATCTCAGCAAAAGATGGAGTTTTAAATATAAAAGCAACTGATCATGAAATAGGTCTAGCATATAAGCTAAGTAACGTAAAAATCGTAGATGAAGGTTACGCAACTGCAAATGGCAAAAAACTACTTGACATTATAAAAAGTCTAAAAGACGAAGAAGTGATGTTAGAAACTGTAAATAACTATCTTTATATAAAACAAAAAAACTCAAAATATAAACTTCCAATGTATAAATTTGAAGATTTTCCAGAATTTCCAACGATTGAGGGTAAATCAAAATTTGATGTTGATGCTGTTATGTTAGGAAGAAGTTTAAAGAAAATTTTACCAAGTATTGATAGTAATAACCCAAAATTTGAACTAAATGGAGCTTTTCTTGATATTAAAAAAGACTTTATAAATATCGTTGGTACTGATACAAGAAGACTTAGTGTATTTAGATTTCAAACACCAACTGAAAAAGAATTTTCACTTATAATCCCTAAAAAAGCTATAAATGAAATACAAAAACTATTTTTTGACAAGATAGAAATTTACTATGATGAAAATATCTTAATCGCTCAAAGCCAAAATTTTGAATTTTTCACAAAACTTATAAATGGCAAATTCCCAGATTACGAGCGTGTCATACCAAAAGAGGTCAGAAAAAGACTTCAACTAAGTAGAGATAAGATGATAGAGGGTATAAAAACTATTTCAATGCTAAGTGATACAATGAAAATATCTTTTGCGAAAGATAATATAACATTTGAAAGTGTTATAGAAGATAATTCTGAAGCAAAAACTACAATAGATTATCAAACTGGTTTAGAGCTTGGAGATGAATTTTTCATAGGTATAAAAAATAGATATCTACTTGACTTTTTAAGTAGCATCGAGGATGAAAATTTTGAGCTTGGATTTAATGAAAGCTCACTAGCATTTGTTGTAAATTCAAAAGAATTAACAACAGTAATAATGCCGATAAATTTATAA
- a CDS encoding flagellar hook-length control protein FliK: MQAYTAKNNVDLLAPAGGKKPSVSKKSQNNGEFLSMVLDAAASKANSGQKITEKDVKEIVKTVTTQKETLQKAQSESVAKISTALEENLDENTKNELYENANFMQLLQVLEILNGNEKVSKFPNFSDKIANFLSVPENVEELSNVKSVSDLIDLAKKFDLGLENIEISNEDVPKLNEMFKNLGKKEFFTPIKTEEKPFYLKELKNEVEQTIIKNEPKEVVKLDTLLKEVVANPTNETKNLVKEEPKKLDSEVKLDDEIVDVEPDEQPKVKVNLHEQKTQKAPTLESLLFPEREQQKNENFESKETFNSDNKSELNQMVKDIASSAKHQLQTKAEIKETLSNFSSTLKEQVQNYKAPITRFNITLNPLNLGEVEITMVNRGNNLHVNFNSTTATMNLFLQNQAEFKNSLVNMGFTELEMNFSDQNQRQDKKEQAKNKYSSNQSDESENAQAEQSLLELVIPRYI, from the coding sequence ATGCAAGCTTATACAGCGAAAAACAACGTAGATTTGCTGGCTCCTGCTGGAGGTAAAAAGCCCTCTGTTTCTAAAAAATCTCAAAACAACGGCGAATTTTTGTCGATGGTTTTAGATGCAGCTGCGAGCAAGGCAAATAGCGGCCAAAAAATCACTGAAAAAGATGTCAAAGAGATAGTAAAAACGGTTACCACTCAAAAAGAGACATTGCAAAAAGCACAAAGCGAAAGCGTGGCAAAAATTTCAACTGCACTTGAAGAAAATTTGGACGAAAATACAAAAAATGAGCTCTATGAAAATGCAAATTTCATGCAGCTTTTGCAAGTTTTAGAAATTCTAAATGGCAATGAAAAAGTAAGTAAATTTCCAAATTTTAGCGACAAAATAGCAAATTTCTTAAGTGTGCCTGAAAACGTCGAAGAGCTTAGTAATGTTAAGAGTGTTAGCGATCTTATCGACCTTGCCAAGAAATTTGACCTTGGCCTTGAAAATATAGAAATTTCAAATGAAGATGTGCCAAAACTAAATGAGATGTTTAAAAATTTAGGCAAGAAAGAATTTTTCACACCGATAAAGACCGAAGAGAAGCCTTTTTACCTAAAAGAGCTAAAAAATGAAGTCGAGCAAACCATTATCAAAAATGAACCAAAAGAGGTCGTAAAGCTTGATACCTTATTAAAAGAGGTAGTGGCAAATCCAACTAATGAAACTAAAAATTTAGTAAAAGAAGAGCCTAAAAAGCTAGATAGCGAGGTAAAGCTTGATGATGAGATAGTGGATGTTGAACCAGACGAGCAGCCTAAAGTAAAGGTAAATTTACACGAGCAAAAGACGCAAAAAGCTCCAACTCTTGAGTCACTACTCTTCCCTGAAAGAGAACAACAAAAAAATGAGAATTTTGAGAGCAAAGAGACATTTAATAGCGATAATAAATCAGAGCTAAATCAAATGGTAAAAGATATCGCTAGTAGCGCCAAACACCAGCTTCAAACAAAGGCTGAGATAAAAGAGACACTTAGTAACTTCTCTTCTACACTAAAAGAGCAGGTGCAAAACTATAAAGCTCCGATCACTCGTTTTAACATAACGCTTAATCCACTAAATTTAGGCGAGGTTGAGATCACGATGGTAAATCGAGGTAATAATTTACATGTAAATTTTAACTCAACCACGGCTACGATGAATTTATTTTTACAAAATCAAGCCGAGTTTAAAAATAGCCTTGTAAATATGGGATTTACCGAGCTTGAAATGAATTTCTCAGATCAAAATCAAAGACAAGATAAAAAAGAACAAGCAAAGAATAAATATAGCTCAAATCAAAGCGATGAGAGCGAAAACGCTCAAGCGGAACAAAGCTTGCTTGAGCTAGTAATACCAAGATATATTTAG
- the gyrB gene encoding DNA topoisomerase (ATP-hydrolyzing) subunit B produces the protein MENNYGAENIKVLKGLEAVRKRPGMYIGDTNISGLHHMIYEVVDNSIDEAMAGYCDTIDVELTREGSAIISDNGRGIPVDMHPTEKISAATVVLTVLHAGGKFDKDTYKVSGGLHGVGVSVVNALSKKLVVNIKRDGKLHRQEFSKGIPQSDLEVIKTTNRTGTQVEFWPDDSIFEVTEFDDEILVKRFRELAYLNPKITINFKDQRNGRSESFHFEGGLESFVTDMNKANAVSKAVSFSGGEDDVLVDFALLYNDTYSENLLSFVNNIKTPDGGTHEAGFRAGLTRVITNYVQANAAAREKDTKITGEDIREGLIAVVSVKVPEPQFEGQTKGKLGSSYVKPIVQKMVFDVLTKYFEENPIEARAIMDKALMAARGREAAKKARDLTRKKESMSVGTLPGKLADCQSKDPVISELYLVEGDSAGGSAKQGRDRVFQAILPLKGKILNVEKARLDKILKSDEIKNMITALGCGIGDEFDAEKLRYHKIIIMTDADVDGSHIQTLLLTFFFRFLNKVVENGHIYLAQPPLYRYKKGKKEIYLKDEKALNEFLIETGIEGVDIEGIGSADLIDFLKIVAAYRSVLKELEKRFNVLSAIRYMIENPDIVSKSYNEIFEILKNFLKAEGHNILNHYVSDDEVRIYVQTESGLEELVVNENLFTNPLYEEALYISQKIKERGLDLHSDVIDVLDEVEKNAKKGAYIQRYKGLGEMNPEQLWETTMNPENRRLLKININDAISASDTFNLFMGDEVEPRRNYIQDHAKDVKHLDI, from the coding sequence ATGGAAAATAATTACGGCGCAGAAAATATCAAAGTACTAAAAGGGCTTGAAGCGGTCAGGAAACGCCCAGGCATGTATATAGGCGATACTAACATAAGTGGTCTTCACCATATGATCTACGAAGTAGTTGATAACTCTATCGACGAAGCTATGGCAGGATACTGCGATACGATTGATGTTGAGCTTACACGTGAGGGCTCAGCTATCATCAGCGATAATGGCCGTGGTATCCCAGTAGATATGCACCCAACTGAGAAAATTTCAGCTGCGACTGTTGTTCTAACTGTGCTTCACGCTGGTGGTAAATTTGATAAGGACACTTATAAGGTCTCTGGCGGTCTTCACGGCGTTGGTGTATCTGTTGTAAATGCCCTTTCTAAAAAACTAGTCGTAAATATCAAACGTGATGGCAAGCTTCACAGACAAGAATTTTCAAAAGGCATCCCACAAAGCGATCTTGAAGTTATAAAAACTACAAACCGCACAGGCACACAAGTCGAGTTTTGGCCAGATGATAGCATATTTGAAGTGACTGAATTTGATGATGAAATTTTAGTAAAAAGATTTCGCGAGCTAGCCTATCTAAACCCAAAGATAACTATAAATTTTAAAGATCAAAGAAATGGCAGAAGCGAGAGCTTTCATTTTGAGGGTGGACTTGAGAGCTTTGTAACTGATATGAACAAGGCAAATGCTGTCAGTAAAGCAGTATCATTTAGTGGCGGCGAAGATGACGTGCTTGTTGATTTTGCACTACTTTACAACGACACTTATAGTGAAAATTTATTAAGCTTTGTAAATAACATCAAAACTCCAGATGGCGGTACACACGAGGCTGGATTTAGAGCGGGCCTTACAAGAGTTATCACAAACTACGTTCAAGCAAACGCTGCTGCACGTGAAAAAGATACAAAGATAACTGGCGAAGATATCCGCGAGGGACTTATCGCAGTTGTTAGCGTAAAAGTGCCAGAGCCACAGTTTGAGGGACAAACAAAGGGCAAACTAGGCTCAAGCTACGTAAAACCTATCGTTCAAAAGATGGTTTTTGATGTGCTTACAAAGTATTTTGAAGAAAATCCTATCGAAGCAAGAGCGATAATGGACAAAGCTCTAATGGCGGCTCGTGGTCGAGAGGCCGCTAAAAAAGCTAGGGATCTAACTCGTAAAAAAGAGAGTATGAGTGTAGGTACACTTCCTGGCAAACTAGCTGATTGCCAGAGCAAAGATCCAGTAATTAGTGAGCTATATCTAGTGGAGGGCGACTCTGCGGGTGGTTCTGCAAAGCAGGGGCGTGATAGGGTTTTTCAAGCGATATTACCGCTTAAGGGTAAAATTCTAAACGTTGAAAAAGCAAGACTAGATAAAATTTTAAAGTCTGATGAGATAAAAAATATGATAACAGCTCTAGGCTGCGGTATCGGAGATGAATTTGATGCTGAGAAGCTTAGATATCATAAGATCATCATTATGACCGATGCTGACGTAGATGGTAGTCACATCCAGACGCTTCTTTTAACTTTCTTCTTTAGATTTTTAAATAAAGTTGTAGAAAACGGCCATATTTACCTAGCTCAGCCACCACTTTACCGCTATAAAAAAGGTAAAAAAGAAATTTATCTAAAAGATGAAAAGGCATTAAACGAATTTCTTATCGAAACTGGCATCGAGGGCGTTGATATAGAGGGCATTGGTAGTGCGGATTTGATTGATTTCTTAAAGATCGTTGCAGCTTATAGAAGCGTCTTAAAAGAGCTTGAAAAACGCTTTAACGTCCTTTCAGCGATCCGCTATATGATAGAAAATCCAGACATCGTCTCAAAAAGCTACAATGAAATTTTTGAAATTTTAAAGAATTTCTTAAAAGCTGAGGGTCACAACATTCTAAACCACTACGTTAGCGATGATGAGGTTAGAATTTATGTCCAAACTGAAAGCGGCCTAGAAGAGCTTGTGGTAAATGAAAATTTATTCACAAATCCACTTTACGAAGAGGCGCTTTATATCAGCCAAAAGATAAAAGAGCGCGGCCTAGACTTGCATAGTGACGTTATAGACGTGCTTGATGAAGTAGAGAAAAATGCTAAAAAAGGTGCATATATTCAGCGCTACAAAGGTCTTGGTGAGATGAACCCTGAGCAGCTTTGGGAGACTACGATGAACCCTGAGAACAGAAGACTTTTAAAGATCAATATAAACGATGCTATAAGCGCCTCTGACACGTTTAATCTCTTCATGGGCGATGAGGTCGAGCCAAGAAGAAACTACATCCAAGACCACGCAAAAGACGTTAAACACTTAGATATTTAA
- a CDS encoding HD domain-containing protein produces MISAKLIEHIFKAASISRWNDYPKMTNLVELDKQAHKFIIAYFIAKQEQDADMNYIIEAGIFEFLSRVVVTDIRPDVFHHIQKTKKEQINSWVLSNLDSLISDIEDGEFLERFKSYFKSDKKHEKERLILKAASYLATRWEFSIVYQTSQFLSDIDELKAKVEEEMEDYYELIGVRKIAMNQKLARLVDLSGRLRFQKRWAQTPRIPETAVLGHMLVVAILSYFYSLKAKACKKRLENNFFCALFHDLPESLTRDIISPVKYGVKGLNEIISEYEMRLIDERILPFVPENIKDEFSYILGIRKDGEKFIKDEFENRTYERKIICHEGTMENVNEDKFNPIDGKALKYCDKLSAYIEAGISISYGVKSKELTDGFNNMYKFFSEKPKIDGVDFLEICDDFNEHFGLERPPLR; encoded by the coding sequence ATGATAAGTGCTAAGCTTATAGAACATATCTTTAAAGCAGCATCTATATCACGTTGGAACGACTATCCAAAGATGACAAATTTAGTCGAGCTTGATAAGCAAGCTCATAAATTTATCATCGCTTATTTCATAGCAAAACAAGAGCAAGACGCCGATATGAACTATATCATTGAGGCTGGAATTTTTGAGTTTTTAAGTAGGGTTGTAGTCACAGACATACGACCAGATGTCTTTCATCATATACAAAAGACAAAAAAAGAGCAGATAAATAGCTGGGTTTTAAGTAATCTTGATAGCCTTATTTCAGATATTGAAGATGGGGAGTTTTTAGAGAGATTTAAAAGTTATTTTAAAAGTGATAAAAAGCATGAAAAAGAACGCCTCATCCTAAAAGCAGCTAGCTATCTTGCCACTAGGTGGGAATTTTCTATCGTCTATCAAACGAGCCAGTTTTTAAGTGACATCGACGAGCTTAAGGCGAAGGTTGAGGAGGAGATGGAGGATTATTACGAGCTAATTGGCGTTAGAAAGATCGCTATGAATCAAAAATTAGCCCGCCTTGTTGATCTAAGTGGTAGGCTAAGGTTTCAAAAACGCTGGGCGCAAACTCCTCGTATCCCTGAAACTGCGGTCTTAGGACATATGCTAGTAGTTGCGATACTTAGCTATTTTTATTCACTCAAAGCAAAAGCTTGCAAAAAACGCCTAGAAAATAACTTCTTTTGCGCGCTATTTCACGATCTGCCAGAGAGTCTCACAAGGGACATCATAAGCCCTGTAAAATACGGCGTAAAGGGGCTAAATGAGATCATTAGTGAGTATGAGATGAGGCTTATTGATGAGAGGATTTTGCCGTTTGTGCCAGAAAATATCAAAGATGAGTTTAGCTACATCCTTGGCATCAGAAAAGATGGCGAGAAATTTATAAAAGATGAGTTTGAAAATAGAACTTACGAGCGTAAAATCATCTGCCACGAAGGGACGATGGAAAACGTAAATGAGGATAAATTTAACCCGATCGATGGCAAAGCGCTAAAATACTGCGACAAGCTATCAGCCTACATCGAAGCTGGAATTTCTATAAGCTACGGCGTCAAGTCAAAAGAGCTAACTGATGGCTTTAATAATATGTATAAATTTTTTAGCGAAAAACCTAAGATTGATGGAGTGGATTTTTTAGAAATTTGCGATGATTTTAATGAGCATTTTGGTTTAGAAAGACCCCCTCTCAGATAA
- a CDS encoding flagellar hook protein FlgE has protein sequence MMRGFYNGISGIKTQSFGMDVWANNISNINNVGFKASIPEFKNLINQHMASAGSGPTNNQVGLGATKQTTALKMTNGSFQNTDNNFDLAIGGKGFFGVVDKNGRNYYTRTGSFDIDGAGNLVDNKGNLLLGTLTSFTPVTPSANALRKYGQTKGTTQAFTAKEEDLKLGDTGSQKGINLPHFLYMPAKQTKNINLKGNLDSSLITDKRTTAIDAANFNYTLDNTNKTISLNGQIPLSQTNFGAKAGDSVVVKVKDGDGKFSEFSTTLESDGSWHINNKSLKFMNFASLDVKAEVTSLVEVANKEKLSSEIYNSDGTKSLVTINFTKQIPQGGNQTIWNATATITDANGIVQNTAMGTLTFDGSGRLVTNTLTSVGNVALNFLGDGDANVYNGITSSANSKKDFVIKADGYAEGNLSKYSVDDRGNIMANFDNSRSFIVAKIALYHFQNEQGVSKVGDNLYEATPNSGEAFFYKNKAGETIYGSQILANKLEMSNVDLGQALSEVIVTQKAYEASAKSITTSDEMIQTAIQMKK, from the coding sequence ATGATGAGAGGTTTTTACAACGGAATTAGTGGCATTAAAACACAAAGCTTTGGCATGGATGTTTGGGCAAATAATATCTCAAATATCAACAACGTAGGTTTTAAAGCTTCAATCCCTGAGTTTAAAAATTTAATCAATCAACATATGGCTTCCGCTGGAAGCGGTCCAACTAACAATCAAGTAGGTCTTGGAGCTACGAAACAAACGACAGCTTTAAAGATGACAAATGGTAGTTTTCAAAATACCGATAATAACTTCGACCTAGCCATAGGCGGTAAAGGCTTTTTTGGTGTCGTTGATAAAAATGGTAGAAACTACTACACAAGAACAGGTAGCTTCGATATAGATGGGGCTGGAAATTTAGTAGATAATAAAGGCAACTTGCTTCTTGGTACGTTAACAAGTTTTACTCCAGTCACTCCAAGTGCTAATGCTCTTAGAAAATATGGTCAAACAAAAGGTACCACGCAGGCATTTACTGCAAAAGAAGAGGATCTAAAACTAGGCGATACTGGCTCACAAAAAGGTATAAATTTACCTCATTTTTTATATATGCCAGCCAAGCAAACAAAAAATATAAATTTAAAAGGCAACCTAGACTCAAGCCTTATAACAGATAAGCGAACAACAGCCATTGATGCGGCAAATTTTAATTATACACTCGATAATACAAATAAAACTATCTCACTAAATGGACAAATCCCACTAAGTCAGACGAACTTTGGTGCAAAAGCAGGTGACAGCGTAGTGGTAAAAGTAAAAGACGGCGATGGTAAATTTAGTGAGTTTTCAACCACGCTAGAGAGCGATGGCAGCTGGCATATAAATAATAAAAGCCTAAAATTTATGAATTTTGCTAGCTTAGATGTAAAAGCCGAAGTTACATCACTAGTTGAAGTAGCTAATAAAGAAAAACTAAGCTCAGAGATATATAACAGCGATGGTACAAAAAGCTTAGTAACTATAAATTTTACAAAACAAATCCCTCAAGGCGGCAATCAAACTATCTGGAATGCCACAGCTACGATAACTGATGCTAATGGTATTGTACAAAATACAGCTATGGGAACACTTACTTTTGATGGTAGCGGCAGACTTGTTACAAATACATTAACAAGTGTTGGAAACGTAGCTTTAAATTTTCTTGGCGATGGAGATGCAAATGTCTATAATGGCATAACAAGCTCGGCTAATTCAAAAAAAGACTTTGTCATAAAAGCAGATGGCTACGCCGAAGGAAATCTCTCAAAATATAGCGTCGATGACCGTGGAAATATCATGGCAAATTTTGACAATTCTCGCTCATTTATAGTTGCAAAAATAGCTCTATATCACTTCCAAAATGAACAGGGCGTATCAAAAGTAGGTGATAATCTCTATGAAGCAACTCCAAATTCAGGTGAAGCATTTTTTTACAAAAATAAAGCTGGTGAGACTATTTATGGCTCACAAATTCTTGCAAATAAACTTGAAATGAGTAATGTCGATCTTGGTCAAGCGCTAAGTGAGGTTATAGTCACACAAAAGGCTTATGAGGCTAGTGCAAAAAGTATCACAACAAGTGATGAGATGATCCAGACTGCTATTCAGATGAAGAAATAA
- a CDS encoding flagellar basal body rod modification protein has protein sequence MASVSDITTQTTQQKNAEKKAKAKQDAAAGTGTNPNAQLDKDAFMKLLLTELQYQDPTSPMDTEKMLTQTSQLASLEMQQNTNSAMKELVNQLKSNANAYAISALGKMVSTGSNSVLLTDEQKTVNFALYFKSDLANGKLEIKNANGEVVRSIDIKDLKSGVRRISWDGKDDSGKQLPNGAYTVSVNYTGKDGNSYKTQVGSYPVEAVKFVDGKAMIKIAGEYVPMDKISEFYEG, from the coding sequence ATGGCTTCAGTTTCAGATATAACTACACAAACAACACAACAAAAAAACGCCGAGAAAAAGGCAAAAGCAAAGCAAGATGCAGCAGCCGGCACAGGAACTAACCCAAATGCGCAGCTAGATAAAGATGCATTTATGAAGCTACTTTTAACAGAGCTTCAGTATCAAGACCCAACAAGTCCTATGGATACTGAAAAGATGCTCACACAAACTAGCCAACTAGCATCACTAGAGATGCAACAAAATACAAACTCAGCTATGAAAGAGCTTGTAAATCAATTAAAATCAAATGCAAATGCCTACGCTATATCAGCTCTTGGCAAAATGGTCTCAACTGGTTCAAACTCAGTTTTACTAACAGATGAGCAAAAAACTGTAAATTTTGCACTTTATTTTAAATCAGATCTTGCAAATGGTAAGCTCGAAATTAAAAATGCAAATGGAGAGGTCGTTCGTTCAATCGATATAAAAGATCTAAAATCAGGAGTTCGCAGAATATCTTGGGATGGTAAAGATGATTCTGGAAAACAATTACCAAACGGTGCATATACAGTCTCTGTTAATTACACCGGAAAAGATGGTAATTCATACAAGACTCAAGTAGGTAGCTATCCGGTTGAAGCAGTAAAATTTGTAGATGGTAAAGCCATGATAAAAATCGCAGGTGAATATGTCCCAATGGATAAAATATCTGAATTTTACGAAGGATAA
- the queF gene encoding preQ(1) synthase — MSEELEMKYGEKILKEFDVESDLEVWENKQTRDYVIKITLPEFCCLCPRSGYPDFATIYLEYIPNKLVVELKAIKLYINSFMNRNISHEDSINEIYSVLEKKLEPKFMKIVGDFNPRGNVHTVIEISSDLVVKKPAEEKEFAPKSRERNFSDKSRERRSTSDRGNRSSRDDKFKKDDKPRRSSNKEGFRKISYADDKKPKVVKKDK, encoded by the coding sequence ATGAGCGAAGAGCTAGAGATGAAATATGGCGAGAAAATTTTAAAAGAATTTGACGTAGAGAGTGACCTTGAGGTCTGGGAAAATAAGCAAACAAGGGACTATGTCATAAAGATTACTCTGCCTGAGTTTTGCTGCCTTTGCCCTCGCTCTGGTTATCCTGACTTTGCGACCATATATCTTGAATACATTCCAAATAAGTTGGTTGTCGAGCTAAAAGCGATAAAGCTTTATATAAATAGCTTTATGAACCGCAATATCAGCCATGAAGATAGTATAAATGAAATTTACTCTGTTTTAGAGAAAAAGCTTGAGCCTAAATTTATGAAGATAGTGGGCGACTTTAACCCACGTGGAAATGTTCATACAGTTATCGAGATCAGCTCTGATCTAGTCGTAAAAAAGCCAGCTGAAGAGAAAGAATTTGCTCCAAAAAGTAGGGAGAGAAACTTTAGTGATAAGTCACGGGAGAGACGAAGTACAAGTGATCGTGGCAATAGAAGCAGCAGAGATGATAAATTTAAAAAAGATGACAAACCAAGAAGAAGCTCAAATAAAGAGGGCTTTAGAAAGATAAGCTATGCCGATGATAAGAAGCCAAAAGTAGTCAAAAAGGATAAATAA
- the dnaA gene encoding chromosomal replication initiator protein DnaA: MIADEILENLSTQISPEEYQSYIKQLKFNEKASDDHIIVFTAPNELMAKFINTRYADKIAHLYEVRTGIKPNIEISSTKSSKVSKQNQINVKQIKTQSSILNPSYTFENFVCGASNQYAFLSAKAAAEKPGVLYNPLFIYGTTGLGKTHLLQSVGNHCLNKGKTVICVTSEQFMIDFTSHINNHSMPKFREKYRNCDVLLIDDVQFLGKTDKIQEEFFNTYNELLAKNGQIVMTSDRPPKTLKGFEDRMISRFDKAFMADITPPELDTKIAIIIKKCEFDKIDLNKEVINYIATNMGDNIREIEGAIINLNVFKTLMKEEITLNLAKSILKDLIKEKRENINFDTIVEIVSKELNIKQSDIKSKSRVTNIVEARRIIIYLAKMLTTNSMPQIANYFGMKDHSAVSHNIKKINELIQTNEIFSLKVTELKNKILTKG; the protein is encoded by the coding sequence TTGATAGCAGACGAAATTTTAGAAAATCTTTCAACACAAATTTCACCTGAAGAATACCAAAGTTATATCAAGCAATTAAAATTTAACGAAAAGGCTTCAGACGATCATATTATCGTATTTACTGCACCAAATGAGTTGATGGCTAAATTTATAAATACAAGATATGCTGATAAAATCGCTCATCTATATGAAGTTAGAACAGGCATAAAACCAAATATAGAAATTTCATCTACTAAAAGTAGCAAGGTATCAAAACAAAATCAAATAAATGTTAAGCAGATAAAAACGCAAAGTAGCATTTTAAATCCAAGCTACACATTTGAAAATTTTGTCTGTGGAGCGTCAAATCAATACGCATTTTTAAGCGCAAAAGCAGCCGCTGAAAAACCTGGTGTACTTTATAATCCACTTTTTATATATGGCACGACGGGACTTGGCAAGACTCACTTACTCCAGTCAGTCGGAAATCATTGCCTAAATAAAGGGAAAACCGTTATTTGCGTAACTAGCGAACAATTTATGATAGATTTTACCAGTCACATAAATAACCACTCAATGCCAAAATTTCGTGAAAAATATAGAAACTGCGATGTTTTACTAATAGACGATGTGCAGTTTCTTGGTAAAACTGATAAAATCCAAGAGGAATTTTTCAACACATATAATGAGCTTTTAGCAAAAAATGGTCAAATAGTTATGACTTCAGATCGACCTCCAAAGACACTAAAAGGCTTTGAGGATAGGATGATTTCAAGATTTGATAAAGCTTTTATGGCTGATATTACGCCGCCTGAACTTGATACAAAAATAGCCATCATCATCAAAAAATGCGAATTTGATAAAATCGATCTAAATAAAGAGGTCATAAACTACATAGCTACAAACATGGGGGATAATATCCGTGAGATCGAGGGAGCTATCATAAATTTAAACGTATTTAAAACTCTTATGAAAGAAGAGATCACACTCAATCTTGCAAAAAGTATATTAAAAGATTTGATCAAAGAAAAACGTGAAAATATAAATTTCGATACTATCGTTGAAATAGTTAGTAAAGAACTAAATATCAAACAAAGTGATATAAAAAGCAAATCAAGAGTTACAAATATCGTAGAAGCAAGACGAATCATCATATATCTTGCAAAGATGCTTACAACAAACTCAATGCCACAAATTGCAAACTATTTTGGTATGAAAGATCACAGTGCCGTTAGTCATAATATTAAAAAGATAAATGAGCTAATACAAACTAATGAAATTTTTAGTCTAAAAGTTACTGAATTAAAAAATAAAATTTTGACAAAAGGATAA